Proteins encoded by one window of Ovis canadensis isolate MfBH-ARS-UI-01 breed Bighorn chromosome 14, ARS-UI_OviCan_v2, whole genome shotgun sequence:
- the LOC138419306 gene encoding putative killer cell immunoglobulin-like receptor like protein KIR3DP1: protein MCPRFLSLLSLGFCVSLRIWAAMGEHDKPSLSAWPSPMVPLGQTVTLHCHFRSPLKTFRLFKTDGASLPELHGNHFNPFTLGPVTREHAGSYTCSGFSKSLLGLSRHSEPLQIVVTGVSTKPSISAHPGPLVRAGENVTLHCHSSMLLDKFILHRKSSTGHFQRHGETFTGGHAPADFPIGPMTLASAGTYRCYGFLRHSPYEWSAPSNPVDIIITGLFRKPSLSAQGGPVVRSGENVTLVCSSESAFDQFHLLKDGGNPGRPLTGVWGPFGALQAEFPLGPGTPAHSGVYRCYGSFTRSPYLWSDSSDPLFLSVTGSTTSTCPSTMDPHTTEEARLPQGHSSQLHLLLRLSVAFIYTSIFLTVVVCHCLPTKYEEPNSH, encoded by the exons ATGTGCCCCAGATTCCTCAGTCTCCTGAGTCTCG GATTCTGTGTGAGTCTGAGGATCTGGGCAGCTATGG GTGAACATGACAAGCCCTCTTTATCAGCCTGGCCAAGCCCCATGGTTCCCTTAGGACAGACTGTGACTCTTCACTGTCACTTCCGTTCTCCACTGAAGACATTCAGACTGTTCAAAACAGATGGGGCCAGTTTGCCCGAGCTCCATGGAAATCATTTTAACCCCTTCACCCTTGGCCCGGTGACCAGAGAACATGCCGGGTCCTACACATGTTCCGGATTCTCCAAGTCTCTCCTCGGGTTATCCAGACACAGTGAGCCTCTGCAGATTGTGGTCACAG GTGTGTCCACAAAACCCTCCATCTCAGCCCACCCAGGCCCCCTCGTTCGTGCAGGAGAGAATGTGACCCTCCACTGTCACTCATCGATGCTGCTTGACAAATTTATCCTGCACAGAAAAAGCAGCACAGGGCATTTCCAGAGACACGGAGAGACGTTCACTGGTGGGCATGCCCCAGCTGACTTCCCCATTGGCCCCATGACTTTGGCGAGTGCGGGCACCTACAGATGCTATGGGTTTCTCAGACACTCCCCCTATGAGTGGTCAGCCCCAAGCAACCCCGTGGACATCATCATCACAG GTCTGTTCAGGAAACCCTCTCTCTCAGCCCAGGGAGGCCCCGTGGTGAGGTCAGGAGAGAACGTGACCTTGGTCTGCAGCTCCGAGAGCGCCTTTGACCAGTTCCATCTGCTCAAGGATGGGGGAAACCCTGGACGCCCGCTCACTGGGGTGTGGGGCCCCTTTGGAGCACTCCAGGCAGAGTTCCCTCTGGGTCCTGGGACCCCAGCCCACAGCGGGGTCTACAGGTGCTACGGCTCCTTCACTCGTTCTCCCTACTTGTGGTCAGACTCCAGCGACCCACTGTTCCTGTCTGTCACAG GATCCACTACAAGTACTTGCCCATCAACCATGGATCCACACACCACAGAAG AAGCACGGCTTCCTCAAGGCCACTCCAGCCAGCTGCACCTTCTCCTTAGGCTCTCCGTAGCCTTCATCTATACCAGCATCTTCCTCACTGTTGTTGTCTGTCACTGCTTACCCACAAAGTATGAAGAGCCAAACTCTCACTGA
- the LOC138419642 gene encoding killer cell immunoglobulin-like receptor 3DL1, whose amino-acid sequence MVTTVTSPCVVSTQRPLETVVTGVSTKPSISAHPSPLVHVGENMTLRFHSAMQLDKFILQKKSSTGRFPTRGGTFTGGHAPADFFVGPMTLASVGTYRCYGYLRHSPYVWSAPSDPVDIIIAGRSKKPSLSAQGGPVVRSGENVTLVCRSKSAFDQFHLLRERGNLGRLHAGVRGPGGALQAEFPLGPGTPAHSRVYRCYGSFTRSPYSWSDSSDPLFLSVTGEEPLPGPCFVLPVQSLCCVQLSATLWTAGRQTPLSFTLSSSWITAL is encoded by the exons ATGGTCACTACGGTCACCTCCCCCTGCGTGGTCAGCACCCAGCGACCCCTGGAGACTGTGGTCACAG GTGTGTCCACAAAACCCTCCATCTcagcccaccccagccccctcgtGCATGTGGGAGAGAATATGACACTCCGCTTTCACTCAGCGATGCAGCTTGACAAATTTATCCTGCAGAAAAAAAGCAGCACAGGGCGTTTCCCGACACGTGGAGGGACGTTCACTGGTGGGCATGCCCCAGCTGACTTTTTCGTTGGCCCCATGACTTTGGCGAGTGTGGGCACCTACAGATGCTATGGCTATCTCAGACACTCCCCCTATGTGTGGTCAGCTcccagcgaccccgtggacatcATCATCGCAG GTCGATCCAAGAAACCCTCTCTCTCAGCCCAGGGGGGCCCCGTGGTGAGGTCAGGAGAGAATGTGACCTTGGTCTGCAGGTCCAAGAGCGCCTTTGACCAGTTCCATCTGCTCAGGGAGAGGGGGAACCTTGGGCGCCTGCATGCTGGAGTGCGGGGCCCCGGTGGAGCACTCCAGGCAGAGTTCCCTCTGGGTCCTGGGACTCCAGCCCACAGCAGGGTCTACAGGTGCTACGGCTCCTTCACTCGCTCTCCCTACTCGTGGTCAGACTCCAGCGACCCACTGTTCCTGTCTGTCACAGGTGAGGAGCCTCTTCCTGGCCCCTGCTTTGTTCTTCCTGTTCAGTCgctatgttgtgtccaactctctgccaccctgtggactgcaggacgacagactcctctgtccttcactctctcctcctcatggatcacagccttgtag